In Nitratiruptor sp. YY09-18, a single window of DNA contains:
- a CDS encoding FAD/NAD(P)-binding oxidoreductase: MALSRRDLLKLGGVAAAGAALSGCTAASGSANTRGAAATAGLRMAPIPKAKGPRVVVVGGGWSGLSIAKYVKRYAPNADVVLIERRASFMSCPVSNLWLVGLVDLEFLTHDYLQAARNNNYTFLNAMVHDVDRDSKMVFTNEGAVKYDILVLAPGIDYDYSRWTKGDIELETRLRTEYPAGFIPGSEHISLRNKVQDFEGGNFVLTVPGGNYRCLPAPYERACLIAWFMKKEQIPGKVILLDENPDITIKKDGFHSAFDKLYKDYIEYMPGTAITKIDLSKKRLETELGEEIKFADAALYPRVRGGKILEIAGVAKDSVFNKAEADIDPFTYQTRVDPNIYCAGDVRPMGFSKSGNTANSEGHIVASMIATRLKGKEPTWKSPLTVCYSAISGDPVRAISVNAQYKYNQKKKAFEFYKAATNEKWDGQTGVQNGKLLFEWAKGMYRDMFM; this comes from the coding sequence ATGGCACTTAGTAGAAGAGATTTGCTAAAACTTGGAGGAGTGGCTGCTGCTGGAGCAGCATTGAGCGGTTGTACAGCAGCAAGCGGTAGTGCAAATACAAGAGGAGCAGCTGCAACGGCTGGTCTACGTATGGCACCAATTCCAAAGGCTAAAGGGCCAAGAGTTGTTGTTGTTGGTGGTGGTTGGTCAGGTCTTTCGATCGCTAAGTATGTAAAACGCTATGCACCAAATGCTGATGTAGTGCTCATCGAAAGACGCGCTTCTTTTATGAGTTGTCCTGTAAGTAACCTTTGGCTTGTTGGCCTTGTAGATCTTGAGTTCTTGACCCATGACTATTTGCAAGCAGCACGTAACAATAATTATACCTTCCTCAATGCAATGGTGCACGATGTAGATCGTGATAGCAAGATGGTTTTTACAAATGAGGGTGCGGTCAAATATGATATTTTGGTTTTAGCCCCTGGAATCGATTATGACTATTCAAGATGGACAAAGGGAGATATAGAGTTAGAGACGAGACTACGCACAGAGTATCCTGCTGGATTTATTCCAGGAAGTGAACATATTTCACTACGCAATAAGGTGCAAGATTTTGAAGGTGGGAATTTTGTTCTGACTGTTCCTGGGGGGAATTATCGCTGTCTTCCAGCTCCATATGAGAGAGCCTGTTTGATAGCTTGGTTTATGAAAAAAGAGCAGATTCCTGGCAAAGTCATCTTGTTGGATGAAAACCCAGATATCACAATCAAAAAAGATGGTTTCCATTCGGCATTTGATAAGCTCTACAAAGACTATATCGAGTATATGCCAGGTACTGCTATTACAAAAATCGATCTATCCAAAAAGCGCTTAGAGACTGAACTTGGTGAGGAGATCAAATTTGCAGATGCGGCACTCTATCCACGTGTACGTGGTGGTAAGATCCTAGAGATTGCAGGTGTTGCAAAAGATAGCGTCTTTAATAAAGCAGAGGCTGATATTGATCCATTTACGTATCAAACAAGAGTAGACCCAAATATCTACTGTGCAGGGGATGTGCGTCCTATGGGATTTAGTAAATCTGGAAATACAGCTAATTCAGAGGGACATATCGTTGCAAGTATGATAGCAACTCGCCTCAAAGGCAAAGAGCCTACATGGAAGTCACCACTTACAGTTTGTTACTCAGCGATTTCTGGCGATCCTGTACGAGCAATTTCAGTCAATGCACAGTATAAATATAACCAGAAGAAAAAAGCGTTTGAATTTTATAAAGCTGCTACAAACGAAAAATGGGATGGTCAAACAGGTGTACAAAATGGAAAACTGCTCTTTGAATGGGCTAAAGGTATGTATAGAGATATGTTCATGTAG
- a CDS encoding Rieske 2Fe-2S domain-containing protein: protein MNRRGFFKVVGGTLLVAANPTLINGFLRADTGELFKAYEKVQLIDAKGKPINYNSLKKETPYIFFYPYASTPNFLLRTRTKTHKNVKLIAEDGTEYIWKGGVGKHGDLVAYSAICPHQLTHPTPGDSFITYVPKGKKSMACKCDGEIIVCSSHLSAYDVKSGAKVKAGPAPQPLASIILEVDPKGMIYASAVLGSDKFHDYFRSFKPELKEIYGNIRKAKKQVKKSAPVQLLSEYSKEIVQY, encoded by the coding sequence ATGAATAGAAGAGGATTTTTCAAAGTTGTGGGTGGCACGCTTCTTGTAGCGGCCAATCCCACACTTATCAATGGATTTTTACGTGCTGATACGGGAGAGCTTTTTAAGGCTTACGAAAAAGTACAGCTTATAGATGCTAAGGGGAAACCTATTAATTATAATAGTCTCAAAAAAGAAACACCCTATATATTTTTCTACCCTTATGCATCAACACCAAACTTTTTGCTCAGAACTCGGACAAAAACGCACAAAAATGTAAAACTGATTGCCGAAGACGGGACAGAGTATATCTGGAAAGGTGGTGTAGGCAAACATGGTGACTTGGTTGCATATAGTGCAATCTGCCCTCACCAGCTCACACACCCCACTCCTGGTGATAGCTTTATTACGTATGTACCTAAGGGTAAGAAGAGTATGGCGTGTAAGTGTGATGGAGAGATCATTGTCTGCTCTTCGCACCTCTCTGCATATGATGTGAAGTCTGGAGCAAAAGTGAAAGCCGGTCCTGCACCGCAACCATTGGCTTCGATAATTCTTGAAGTAGATCCAAAAGGAATGATTTACGCATCAGCGGTACTAGGATCAGATAAATTTCATGACTATTTTCGCTCTTTTAAACCGGAGCTCAAAGAGATCTATGGAAATATACGCAAAGCAAAAAAACAGGTCAAAAAGAGTGCACCTGTGCAGCTGCTCAGCGAATACTCCAAAGAGATCGTGCAATACTAA
- a CDS encoding thiosulfate oxidation carrier protein SoxY, translating to MKRREFLKLGGFAIASTMFVHIPLKAEDDENEAIEIPFEEAYKDATEGAKKIVKNANELKLNIPDAPENGLVVPIEVEVDYPMETKRYIKEIHVLPTKNKVNKVVTANYTPANGKAYLYVNAKLGGTQDVVVLARTNDDVVFEARKHVKVALGGCG from the coding sequence ATGAAAAGAAGAGAGTTTTTAAAACTTGGTGGTTTTGCAATTGCAAGCACAATGTTTGTACACATACCACTTAAAGCAGAAGATGATGAGAATGAAGCGATAGAGATACCTTTTGAGGAGGCATACAAAGATGCCACAGAAGGAGCAAAAAAAATAGTCAAAAATGCTAATGAGCTCAAGCTCAATATCCCAGATGCTCCAGAAAATGGTCTTGTAGTGCCTATCGAAGTAGAGGTAGACTATCCTATGGAGACAAAGAGATATATCAAAGAGATTCATGTGCTTCCTACAAAAAATAAAGTAAATAAAGTAGTAACAGCAAACTATACGCCAGCGAATGGCAAAGCGTATCTCTATGTCAACGCAAAGCTTGGTGGTACGCAAGATGTTGTGGTACTTGCAAGAACCAATGATGATGTAGTTTTTGAGGCACGTAAACATGTCAAGGTCGCACTTGGCGGATGTGGATAA
- a CDS encoding thiosulfate oxidation carrier complex protein SoxZ, translating into MKKFVWRRGVVKPLSDDYKVGDVVIFQAITIHPMDTGFQKDKHSGQIKPRFFVEELKILYNGKEVCSFDFEVSASPNPKVKFPLKITAPGEVKAIWIDNLGNKFEKVAKISPK; encoded by the coding sequence ATGAAAAAATTTGTTTGGCGAAGAGGTGTTGTAAAGCCTTTGAGTGATGATTACAAAGTAGGTGATGTTGTGATATTTCAAGCTATCACCATACACCCAATGGATACAGGATTTCAAAAAGACAAGCACTCTGGGCAGATAAAACCACGCTTCTTTGTAGAAGAGCTTAAAATCCTCTATAATGGTAAAGAGGTGTGTAGCTTTGATTTTGAGGTGAGTGCAAGTCCCAATCCAAAAGTAAAGTTCCCACTCAAAATCACAGCTCCTGGAGAGGTGAAAGCTATATGGATAGACAATCTTGGTAACAAATTTGAAAAAGTTGCCAAAATTTCGCCAAAATAG
- a CDS encoding DUF309 domain-containing protein: MHDACQKFMNLIKEEKFYDAHEVLEDVWFPQRKEKTPQVLVLKGFINASVALELKRLRRDENAKKVWQNYLKYRPLIKKCNEEIFYEIEEFLDSCYDKYLS, translated from the coding sequence ATGCATGATGCATGTCAAAAGTTTATGAATTTAATAAAAGAAGAGAAGTTTTATGATGCCCATGAAGTTTTAGAAGATGTATGGTTTCCTCAAAGAAAAGAGAAGACTCCTCAAGTTTTGGTACTCAAAGGTTTTATCAACGCTTCGGTAGCTTTAGAGCTCAAGCGTCTTAGACGTGATGAGAATGCCAAGAAAGTGTGGCAAAACTATCTCAAATATCGTCCACTTATAAAGAAGTGTAATGAAGAGATTTTTTATGAGATAGAAGAGTTCTTAGATAGTTGCTATGACAAATACCTATCATGA
- a CDS encoding SagB family peptide dehydrogenase, giving the protein MTNTYHEATKHSYWSVRRNPNYLDWSKQPSPFKVYPEDYPFIPFDLSNSLHRFFYLLGGVNAKKVYPGVEYYLRIIPSAGALYPTEIYLQIRNVEGMKDGIYHLSIAENGLRLLYELDSNEGVEYYFEDKRLVDGIIVLYSAIYYRSSWKYKNRAFRYCLLDAGHALGALEMASLWYEHAYYILYNFDKLALNEKFGFANREFFLSSGVVGVRTKEVAKNFAMELPYVEGTYTFEENALIWQAYLDTLQLHGCKKDFRFPHLMFEKNRLHEAVMQRRSIREFASEAIKSEQLEFVLKTMQDAIPSDCDEEVKIWYVVNRVENITPGIYLDGKLIKEGDFSQKVGYLCLEQALGSQSAVTFFLTSSGKNYQPLYQKAGHIGHRCYIASEYLGLGCSGIGAYYDDEVREFLDTEDMVLYALAIGS; this is encoded by the coding sequence ATGACAAATACCTATCATGAAGCTACAAAGCATTCCTACTGGAGTGTACGGCGCAATCCAAACTATCTTGATTGGTCTAAACAACCCTCCCCTTTTAAGGTATATCCCGAAGATTATCCCTTCATTCCCTTTGATCTATCAAACAGTTTGCATAGATTTTTCTACCTCCTTGGTGGCGTCAATGCCAAAAAGGTCTATCCAGGTGTTGAATACTACCTCCGTATTATTCCCAGTGCAGGAGCTCTCTATCCAACTGAGATCTATCTGCAGATACGAAATGTAGAGGGAATGAAAGATGGAATATACCATTTGAGTATAGCTGAGAATGGTTTGCGGCTGCTCTATGAACTTGATAGCAATGAAGGGGTGGAGTACTATTTTGAGGATAAGAGGCTTGTAGATGGTATCATTGTGCTCTACTCTGCCATCTATTACCGATCAAGTTGGAAGTATAAAAATAGAGCTTTTCGCTACTGCTTGCTTGATGCAGGGCATGCTCTTGGAGCTTTGGAGATGGCAAGTTTGTGGTACGAGCATGCCTATTATATTCTCTACAACTTTGACAAACTTGCCCTCAATGAGAAGTTTGGATTTGCCAATCGTGAGTTTTTTCTCTCAAGCGGTGTTGTGGGAGTACGCACCAAAGAAGTAGCAAAGAATTTTGCTATGGAGTTGCCTTATGTGGAGGGTACCTACACTTTTGAAGAGAACGCTTTGATTTGGCAGGCTTACCTTGATACACTGCAGCTTCATGGATGCAAAAAGGATTTTCGTTTTCCTCATTTGATGTTTGAAAAGAATAGGCTTCATGAAGCAGTTATGCAACGCCGCTCCATTCGTGAGTTTGCAAGTGAGGCTATAAAAAGTGAGCAGCTAGAATTTGTGCTCAAAACGATGCAAGATGCAATTCCAAGCGATTGTGATGAAGAGGTGAAGATTTGGTATGTTGTCAACCGTGTAGAGAACATAACTCCAGGCATTTATCTTGATGGTAAACTTATCAAGGAGGGGGACTTTAGCCAAAAGGTTGGATATTTATGTCTTGAACAGGCTTTGGGAAGCCAGAGTGCAGTGACATTTTTCCTCACAAGTAGCGGTAAGAATTATCAGCCTCTCTACCAAAAAGCAGGCCACATAGGCCACCGCTGCTATATAGCAAGCGAATATCTTGGACTTGGATGTAGTGGGATTGGTGCATACTACGATGATGAAGTAAGAGAATTTTTGGATACCGAAGATATGGTATTATATGCCCTAGCAATTGGAAGCTAA